The sequence CGCTGTGATGAACGTGGTGCTGGTGGACGCCGGCGGCACCAACATCGGCTCGGTGCGCTACGCGCTGCAGCGGCTGGGCGTGGACGCTGCGCTCACGTCGGACGCGGCGGCGATCCGTGCCGCCGACAAGGTGATCCTGCCCGGCGTGGGCGCCGCCGGTCCCGGCATGGCGCGGCTGCGCGAGCTGGGTCTGGTCGACGTGCTGCGTTCGCTGGAACAACCCGTGCTCGGCGTATGCCTCGGCATGCAGCTGCTGTGCGCGCACTCGGAAGAGGGCGGCACGGAGTGCCTCGGATTGATCCCGGCGCCGGTACGTCGTTTCACCGAAGCGCCCGGCCTGCGCGTGCCGCACATGGGCTGGAACCGACTGTCCGTGCGGCGGCCGCACCCGCTGCTGGCCGGCCTGGGCGACGACGACCAAGCCTATTTCGTGCACAGCTACGCGGTACCGGTCGGCGACTGGACCCTGGCCACGGCCGACTACGGCGGCGCGTTCTCGGCGGTGATCGCACACGGCAACTTCCATGGCATGCAGTTCCATCCCGAGCGCTCTGCTGCCGTCGGCGCCCGACTGCTGAAGAACTTTCTCGAACTAT is a genomic window of Rhodanobacter thiooxydans containing:
- the hisH gene encoding imidazole glycerol phosphate synthase subunit HisH gives rise to the protein MNVVLVDAGGTNIGSVRYALQRLGVDAALTSDAAAIRAADKVILPGVGAAGPGMARLRELGLVDVLRSLEQPVLGVCLGMQLLCAHSEEGGTECLGLIPAPVRRFTEAPGLRVPHMGWNRLSVRRPHPLLAGLGDDDQAYFVHSYAVPVGDWTLATADYGGAFSAVIAHGNFHGMQFHPERSAAVGARLLKNFLEL